In Cryptomeria japonica chromosome 5, Sugi_1.0, whole genome shotgun sequence, the genomic window TAATTTATGTGCCAAGCGAATCTCATCATgtcatttattatatttaataaaagtattttttgttAGAAATTTTGAGTAAGTTTTATCTTACAAATATTCTGtcatgtgaataatcaatattttagtcctaattttttttttttgtgtgtgtgtgtgtgtctatatacatatatacatgtatgtatgtatatatgtatatatatatgagagagagagagagagagagaaagagagagaatttgttgaaaatagccaagatcgaGAGCACATTAAATAGCACAAGAGacacaaaatatttgataagaataaactgtatttaAATCAAGATGAAAATGTAGATCAACTGGATCTTCAAAAgttcttacatacaatgtagatgaaccttcttataaaggcaaggctaaaagacaagagagcacacaataatgacatgtgcctcaatgagatgcaagggtaggtatgggtaggtaggataaatagtaaaatattctacatgaggtgggtcacccactgaaggtggaattattatTCCACAATAATTAGAAATGataagtaataacaagatcacgccattaaaggtggaaattatcctacatacacaGTCCTAATGTATGtgcatctccctaagtgtctcatatatgAACTACAAttatatgcatgtacctaagtaaacttaagtaaagtgtaattatatcaaaCATGaataataattacaccaacaccctcccttaagtacaacttaggggaatgcacttaagtctacaatgcaactaataaATGGAAGATGGGTCCCGTCTACAagtccatgttaggtacccatgtacaaatacaaatgcaatctcccataaagtgaggaaagagagaaaaactgaATGGGAAAAAAACTtttcccaaaagagatgaaaactatatacaaaataactctcaaagaagtatgagaaggacaaaactccatgtgaggaaaaattccccccatatgagagaggaagagagaccaagtagggccccctcaatgtagaatctgcaccaatgctAGAATCTTGAAACTGCTCCACAAATgttgaacaacgttcctccccttaggaagaaacaaaaccaaaggtgtatccatgaagtctccccaatcatgaagggaagatgtaggaaaaaaactcatgataaaTGGAATCtcagaaaactactcaagtgtccccatgttgatgctggaagttaccccctccaaaggttgTAAACTACTCCACACTATCAAAAAGATCTAGTGgaaatgaatgtagaacaatatccaaaaacTCACATGTCtcttctaaggataaagagacctcctccaactgctatacataagaatccacaatcatgtcaacctcaaaagaatgatcatgtacagaatgaacaagagggtcagagtgttccctcacaacaattaaagaaggatcatcttcataaaacacaagatgaatatcatcaatgatgtctcccaaatatgcaatgtaggactccataaacaaacttgcaatgtctatcaagtagtcatcccaataaattgaagctagaagacaaggaatatcctgtTGTAATGAATCATAAGAAGGAAAAACTATCACATCATCTACATCATTATGTTCAATAGGTGATGTGATCTCAATAGGAAGAGATGAAATgaaagactcaagaatggggtcacatgtgagaatccccaagttcaagtacccaaagttctccttggtatctaaatcatcaacatatgaagaattggcctcattaataggaccaaaatgtgaaaaggagtacaactaatatgcatgatcaaccatcctagtcgcaataatagctctagtctccaagtctctaatgataattgaatcgggtgtgaactccatagttttcatCATTTCCCCATGTctaatttgatagatggaaagaagattgtttgttaagtggggtacacacaacacatcattaaaggatttatccccaatggcaatagatcctttcccaatcacatccatctATGTGTGATTACCAATCAAAATATATGGCACGTGGAAATGCTCAAATGAaaagaacatagactgcaaagataccATATGATGAGAATCCCTTGAatatagaagccatctccctgaatcatgacttgtagtagtacAAAGacattgtccctttcctttatccatttatttggaagaagaagtcaTTGGGGAAGAGAAGTCAATAGGGAGTGACATCAATGGCATGTACGACTACTGACAAACCTTGCAAAAGCTGTAGTATGGGTACGGATCGAGGGAGGGTAAATTCccccaaaaaataaacaataattttttttgaagatttttttgagAATAAACTTTTGCGTATATAAAAAATCtgcaatatttttaaaatatataaaacaaaattagcagaaaataaaatacaatatttttattttttatttttaataaatccaTACCGTTAGCCAAATAGGCTAAAaactattttccaaaattgatttgctttaaagtaggttgaatttatactccaaatttatggaaacgacctctCGGGTGCAACCGTGATATCAAAATCACCATAAGATGCACCCAAACCAAGAAGTTCCCTAGATCCAAAAAAGAAAGCTTCCAAAAACTCTCTAAAATGACTAATCAATAAATCCctaaaggctctgataccatgtgagaatttttggaaaatagccaagatcaagagaaaATTGAATAgcacaagagagacaaaatatttgataagaataaactgtattcaaaTAGAGATGAAAATaccgatcaactggatcatcaaaaattcatacatacatacaatgtagataagcCTTCTTATAAACACAAGATTAAAAGATAAGAGATCACACaatcatggcatgtggctcaataagatgcaagggtaggtaggagaaatagtaaaatgttccacatgaggtggatcacccaccgaaggtggaattatcactcaataagtggatatgataagcaATAACAAGAACCCACCataaaatgtggaaattctcctacatacacactcccaatgtatgcacatctcccaaAGTGTCTCAtataaaaactaaaataatatgCATGTACCTACACATATATGTACATTAacacatatacatctatatatacacacacacacacatacatacatgcatgcatgcatacatacatatatatatatatatgtacacacacacatatatgtgtgtgtgtgtgtgtatatatacatatgtatttatatgtacatacatacatacatacatgtatatatatatgtatgtatgtacatatatatatatatatatatatatatatatatatatatatatatatatatatatattatatatatatatatatatatacactaactttaaaataaaataaaaattcaaaccaaTACTTAATCTTTATTTTCCAATAGCATATTAAATTATAAACAAACTATATATAAGATGTTACATCTAttcatatttcatatatatatatatgaaatttgttaatataaatttttattatttttcataatatTCATTAAAACTAAATAAATTGCGATAAATTTTAAGATAACATTAAACAAACACTATAAATATATCTTAATATTTTGAAATTCAACATCCagctatttttcatttaattaacTACTACATTAAAATATTCATTCAAAATATTGAATAGATATTAAAACAAATTAAGTACTACAATTTTTAGAATTAAAACTGTCCACATAAATCATTACAACACCAATTACTGATTGAAAAGAAAAACCAGCTGTTCTACAAATACTTTAAAAACAGTGAATGGTTTCAAAAGAAAAAAGAATATATTCTTTTTGACTTACTTTAACAATGATTTGAAAGAAAATAGTAATACTGAAAAAAGATATAATTTCTTTTTCGAATATAAATTACATGATTAAACATATTGTTAACATAAATATTCATTATCTTTTCGTATAATTTATTAAAGATAAGTAAATGACCATCAATTTTAAGATAAAATCTACTTACATTTTAAATACATATTTATAaatctatttattaattaaaaaaattttaaaatatattatactttaataatgatcaaatataaatCTAAACTATTAAATAAAAGTTTCattaatttaaatctaaattttaaatttatctAAAAGTTTCATCAGCTTTTTCTTATTCCAATCATTCAATTATCTTAATTATTGCTGTTCTCTAATTACTTTAACAGCAGTGAATGATTGAAATACGGAAAAAGCTGATGTTATTCACTCACTTTAACAATTATGAATGACTGGAATGAAAACATACTGAAGAAAATGCAGAAAGTGAGAGCCTCGACAACTGGAAGATGCTTTCACTTTAACGGACTGCTTTCGAAGTCTCTATGACATCACACCTTAGTTAATGAAAGTGTCGTTAGATTCTGGAGCATATTATTAGATTTATTTTACATTGGAGGAAAAACGTCTGCAAATTTTTGGAGGAGTATAGATCTCAATTAACAGTTTGATTGATGGTTTAATGTTGTAgtcttggcagattcaaggttttATATAAGTAATCTATATGTTGATGTTGATGGATTGAGGGTTTCTTTTAAACCGTTGTTTAGATAGATTGGATTATGTAAATAATTGATTTATTGTTATGTTGGTAAATAGGTTGAGTGAGAATTTCACATAAACAAACCGCATATTATCAATATTTCAATAGATAGATTAGGAattgtctaattttttttttaacaaaaatcatCTTTGAAAAATTACTGTTTatagaataaataaaaattatacctCATACCTCATGCTAAAAGTAAATTGAAATCTTACATAAGCAATCTATATAAATTAAAGTTCTCACTATATTACTTTAAAAAACCAACATATTAACCACAAACTACTCACTAATTCTTATCTtatcaacaaaatataaaaaaCCAACATATTCTTAAcgtttatttattttgttttaactttatttgaAGAATGCTGCTTTTGTTTTAGCATAATAAATATCCattaattttaagataaaatattCCTAACATTTTAAAGACATATAATATAATAATCAGTAGTTAAATATAAAtctaaactattaaataaatatttcattaattttaacctaattttaaaaaattctaGAAGTTTCGTCAGCTTTTTCCTATTCCAATAGCTGTTCTCTGATTACTCTAACAACAATGAATGATTGGAATAGAAAAAAAAGTTATGTTCGTTACTTACTTTACCAATAATGAATAATTCGAATGAAAACATACTGAAGAAAATGCAGAAAGTGAGAGCCTCGAGAACTGGAAGATGCTTCCACTTTACTGACTGCTTTCGATGTATAACATCACACTttacttaatgaaagcgttaggtAAATTATGTAGCATATTGTTAGATTTATTTTACGTTGGAGGAAAAGCGTCTGCAAATTTTTGGATTGTAGATCTTAATTAATAGTTAGAATGAAGGTTTTCTGTTCTAGTCTCGACAGATTCAAGGTCTTATATAAATAATCTATGTTTATGCTGATTGATTGAGGGTTTCTTTCAAACGGTTGTTTAGATAGTTTGGATATTCTATATAAAAATATATGTTATTGTATGAATGGATaaaatgaaggttttatgtaaACATTTGATTTATTGTTATGTTGGTACAAGCAGTATATTAttagtatatctatattttaaaaaattatacataaAATAATGTCTAGagataaaataatacttatagcgAAACTGAAACATGTGtgcatttacctgtcatctacactttaaatttattcaaaaccaATCTTTTATTTACAGATATTGATATATCATTGTAGATATTTCtcgatataattattttatttgatagatTAACAATTATCTAATCTTTTTTTATTACAAAGATTGTGATCTTTTAAAAATTCTTGTTATCAAATTAAAAATACTATATTTCCATATTATATCCCAcactaaaaaaaaattgaaaatctcaCATAAACAATCTATATATAAATTAAAGTTCTCACTATATTACTTTTAAAAAAACCAACATATTAACCACAATCCAACTTTAGTTGAAGAGTTCTGCTTTTGCTTTCCCTTAAACTTTGCTCTGGACCAGCTTCCCAGTGGGAGCGGGAAAAACAGCATCTAATGATACCACCGTAGGGCCTTCTCACTGTCCGAGGCATTGTGTTGCCACTGTCATTACCGATTGACTGGTTCCATCAATCACCTCCGTAGAAACAAGAAATATCTTTGAAGGACAACTTTCAGATCTACTTCTTTATTATAAATTCAAATGACAGTCAGAAATTTAACACATAAAACATAGTGAGGTGCTCAAAAACATTGGAGCAGAAGAAAGGAAGGATGAAGGGTGATATGTTCGTTGCCTGTAGAGATGGCGATTTCTGTAGTATTCAAAGATTATATCGGGAGAACCCTGGGCTTCTGCAAGAGCTTGCATTTGAAGGAAACAGTTTTCTCCACATCGCTGCAAGGGAAGGGCACAGTGAACTTGTTTCATGGCTTCTTACCCGTTTGAGTGGTTAtcgttttataaaaaaaattcgcAATGCTGATAAAAATACGGCGTTGCATGAGGGTGCTAAGGGCGGGAGTGAGCAAGTAGTAAGCACTCTGCTTGCCTGCAACAAATCTGCTGCCTCTAAACGTAATCAGTTTGGAGAGACGGCTCTGATAATAGCATCTGAGAACGGTAATGGGGAAGCAGTGAGGCTTTTGTTAGAAGCcactccatggtttatgattttaTGGCCAAAGAATGATCACCAAACATGCCTTCATGTTGCCACTCCTCTTCATGTTGCTGTTCATGAAAGACATCTTGACATTGTAGATCAAATAATGATGACAAACTTGAAATCATGGTGGTGTAGGCACTGGTTTGACAACAATTTGATgacaaagaaggatttgtttggaaGATGCCCAATTCATGTGGCAGTATTGAATGGTTATTTGGACATAGTGGAAAGATTTATATCTGTAATGCCAGACTGCATAGAAATTCGTAGTAGAGATCATAAAACACCCTTGCATTATGCAGTTGAATATAATCAAAAAGATGTGGTAGAGAAACTCCTTTATATGCTAAAGCCCACAAAAGTTGCAAAGTTAGTGAGCTACGACCATGACATTTCAGGCAACACCACATTACATTTGGCAGCCAAGAATGGAGTGGACCCTCAGGTTAGATATATTTACTGTTATCAAATGTAATTATCTTCTTTTAATTCATTATTAAATTTAAATCTATTTTataaatatagtttttttttaatcttatatttttattataaataatttggTCAACATCAATTCTATAGTAAATAATGATATCCACAATTTTTTATtataatctttgttatttgtcagacATCTTTTCTATAGTCAATAATGATATGATGATTTTGTTGATGGTGCAGCTTGTGGAATATTTGCTATCATTTCCTGGCGTAAGGGTCAAAGCACTAAACAGTGAAGCCCAAAGTGCACTCGACATAGCTAATAGTGTTGAATGTGATAAAAATCCTAATTATAGTAGTATTGCAATGATTCTACGAGATAATGGTGCAAGTCATAGTTCCATACGACAATGCGAAGCTTTTGCGTGGCCTAAACAAAGTAAAAATAAGAGTGACAACAATGAGGATAAGGTAATGTCAGTGGACACACTAGTGGCATCTCTAGTTGCTACCGTGACATTTGCAGCCATTTTTCAGGTACCAGGTGGAACTAGTAAAGATGCAATTGATAAAATGGCATTAGAAACCCTTTTTCAAGTTTTTTTATTTTCTGATTGCCTTGCCTTCTTTTCCTCCATTACAGTGGTAATGGCATGGATATTTAAGGAAAGACTAGAGGAAAAGCTTTCTATGGATCATTCTCCATTGGCCAAATTGTCTCTACTATGTTTGGAAGTCTCAATAATGTCAGCATCACTTGCATTTCTAAGTGCAACCATCTTAGCCACAATACCATTCAATCTaaaagaaaaggataaatataAGGATGAGGATTTCAGGGAATACCAATTTATCTTTGGAGGTGAGATCTTGACAGCATCACTGGTACCTGCAATTGCCATTCTCATATTGGCCCTTGTTTGGGCTTATGAATATTACTTCAGGGCTACAAATGATTCTCGACAAAAGCATAAGATATTGTTTAAACAGGTTGCAATCTACATAATTCCCCCTTGCCTTCTTGTATTCTTAGTAATCATCATCTATGGATTGCACCAATTAAAGGGTAATCCAAAATTAATATATTAGGATGTGTCAATATAATGTTCTCTCTCAATAAATCAAATTATTATTTTGTATGGGAAATATTAAATGGTTTAAGAGTCAAatctattttttttcaaataaaattaatATGATTATATacttattatttttttatgaataaagCATAAAATTATTATTGGACATTTTAACAAATGTTTTTCTTATAAGactcaatttcaattctaattttatttttataggTTCCAATAGTTAACCACTACTACTCAGTATCGTTGTGCAAGCAAAAAAAATGAGGAATGAGAATTGGAGGAGCATTGCTAGGGTTTTAAGAGGTGGAGAAAATGTAGAGGAGGTAGATGAAGGAGAGGATGAtaaagatgaggaggaggatgcgGTTGACCCTAGTCTATTTAGCTTAGTCCTATTTCTTTATGTGGTTCTAGTTGTTGGTGTTGTTTTTCATGGTGCCTATTGGGCCACTCATTGATTTTGTGCTCTATTCGGTTCTTAACTTATTGGTTTGAGAAGGaaggttcctctacttccttcatGTATGTCATATGTGTGGCTTTTTATATTTTGACCCATTTTGTACCTTTTCCAACTAGTGTGATTGCCCATGATGGGTTGTCATCTATTGCCATGTTCTCCCCTACTTAATATTTTTTGCCTGTGTGAGGATCTTCGATTTTTCTTGCTAAGTTTGTAGATCTAGGTTCCTTCATTGGCTACATGCTTATGTAGCTTTAGTTGATTTTTGAATATGGGAGAATGTGATGCCTCTATTTCCCTATGTGCTCGCTATGAGGATAGCCTTTAGATGTATATTGTTATTTTCTCAGCCACCTGTTCTATGGAGATTTCAAAGGAACTTCATTTGGAAGGCTTTCCTGCATATGGGGGCAAGTATTTGCATATTGTGGGTGGAGATTGAGTATTTTGTAGCAGGGGTGTTATAGAGATTTCTATAATTGGCTATGTTTCTATCGTGGATAcaatttgttgtcctcattttcctCTAACAACCCTCTTGGGGTTCCATGGGGAGCTCCTTTTGGCTACTTCTTGCATCCATGTAGTTCTTGAAGGTTTAGAGGAAAGGAATGGAATTGCAATTGGATTGCTTGTGGCCCACTTTTTAAGGTGTGTTGTGTTGTCTAGTGTTCAAGACCTTGTTGAGGTGGATCTCTCTATGGTGTCGGATTGTGTATTTTATCTTGTCCTTTGTCCTATTGATGTGGGCCACTATGAGGGTGCATCATGACTTCTAAATCTATTGAGGTGGTTCAAAATGTTGATTGTTTCCTCTAGGATATTTGTGGCATGTATAGTGGGCTTTCAACTATTAAAAACAAACATATTGATGTGGTACATGATGATTTTTTTGTAGGGTCTTTCAAAACCCTTTGATATCTTTTGTGCAAGACCATTCCTTGGGTCCTTTTTTTTCATCTAATGGGAAGGTATTCTTCCTTCCACAAGGTTTTTAGGTGTTTCTGGACCTTTGTGGTCTTCCTCCTTGTTCATTCTTTGATCCA contains:
- the LOC131028897 gene encoding ankyrin repeat-containing protein At5g02620-like, translated to MKGDMFVACRDGDFCSIQRLYRENPGLLQELAFEGNSFLHIAAREGHSELVSWLLTRLSGYRFIKKIRNADKNTALHEGAKGGSEQVVSTLLACNKSAASKRNQFGETALIIASENGNGEAVRLLLEATPWFMILWPKNDHQTCLHVATPLHVAVHERHLDIVDQIMMTNLKSWWCRHWFDNNLMTKKDLFGRCPIHVAVLNGYLDIVERFISVMPDCIEIRSRDHKTPLHYAVEYNQKDVVEKLLYMLKPTKVAKLVSYDHDISGNTTLHLAAKNGVDPQLVEYLLSFPGVRVKALNSEAQSALDIANSVECDKNPNYSSIAMILRDNGASHSSIRQCEAFAWPKQSKNKSDNNEDKVMSVDTLVASLVATVTFAAIFQVPGGTSKDAIDKMALETLFQVFLFSDCLAFFSSITVVMAWIFKERLEEKLSMDHSPLAKLSLLCLEVSIMSASLAFLSATILATIPFNLKEKDKYKDEDFREYQFIFGGEILTASLVPAIAILILALVWAYEYYFRATNDSRQKHKILFKQVAIYIIPPCLLKKEKRFEWTKKCEESFQLLKQKLTTTPVLTIPNPNGHFIVITDASGEGVGVVLMQEGKVVSFESRNLKQYELNYALHDIELLAIVHALQMWRH